In Oncorhynchus tshawytscha isolate Ot180627B linkage group LG06, Otsh_v2.0, whole genome shotgun sequence, the following are encoded in one genomic region:
- the LOC112245423 gene encoding NACHT, LRR and PYD domains-containing protein 12 isoform X3, whose product MAESAALISDDAQFVDKHMAELIQRVIIVMPIADDLLQRRLIHKEVYSNIHATRTSQEQMRLLYEALHSGGVKVKSAFYRILLEQQPQIVQDLGEPSAVHVSTTLNSKVKDGDIEMCQTELKSYLKRTFERIFPGIATQGRPTLLNKIYTELFITEGGSGEVDKEHEVMKIEAVLRRPATQEKPIKCNDIFKPLPGQDMTIRTVLTKGVAGIGKTVSVQKFIMDWVDREANQDIQFIFPIPFRELNLMKEKTLSLIDLLHDFFDVIKESGLSNFKKVKVLFIFDGLDECQLPLNFNRNEICCNVTKSITVDVLLTNLIKGNLLPSALLWITSRPAATNRIPPECVDQVTEVRGFRDEQKEKYFKKTVSDEKLAERIIAHIKSSRSLDIMCHIPVFCWISATVLGKLMSKAESGDLPKTLTQMFLQFLIFQIIQTTRKYHEDPDTDLHWDKEIILKLGKLAFEHLEKGNLIFYEKDLKEFGIDIKQASLCSGVFTQILREECMYQEVVYSFVHLSLQEFIAALYVFLSFEDNNEDVITPQLPSSSTGIVLYEEIRPDNIYKSAVDKALKSQNGHLDLFLRFLLGLSLKSNQTLLRGLLTQTEVSSQSNKGTVDFIKDRIRKNPSPERCINLFHCLNELNDNSLVEEIQIYLKAGGVSKVELSYSHWSALAFVMLSSDEELDVFELNKFVRSDEGVMRLLPVIKASKTALMNSCNITWRCCENLALSFGSCTSSLRKLDLSHNGLTDSGVELLCFGLGNPLCKLEILKLSGCKVQEKGCASLASALRSNPSHLRELDLSYNNPEYSGVKQLSAALEVPDCKLETLSLIECSLTGTCCDALASALCSSSSSLRELNLSRNDLHSIGMELLSAGLRSTNCKLETLRLSNCKVEEKGCASLASALWSNPSHLRELDLSYNHNLQDAGVANLSAALGNPLCNLESLRLETCEVTEEGFSSLASALKSNPSHLRQLDLSGNKAGDTGAKLLSAALEHPGCELLKLRLSFCSVVGDGCCSLVSALRSNPSHLRQLDLSRNFLGDSGVKLLSALLEDPHCEIKTLRMRLPCSSSSSTTGSIFPRAKEVLVHVMSGVRRVMFPFIDCSVFRGGFVIKLRRWKHSFCSPASDFSAASTPPPRTNTSTGTPPIDSNYIN is encoded by the exons ATGGCTGAGTCTGCAGCCTTGATTTCAGATG ATGCCCAGTTTGTGGATAAGCATATGGCTGAGCTCATTCAGAGGGTTATCATAGTGATGCCCATAGCAGATGACCTACTCCAGAGGCGCCTGATCCATAAGGAGGTGTACTCTAATATCCATGCTACCAGGACCAGCCAGGAACAAATGAGACTGCTGTATGAGGCCCTGCATTCAGGAGGGGTAAAGGTGAAATCAGCCTTTTACAGGATTCTACTGGAACAACAACCTCAAATAGTCCAAGATCTAG GTGAACCCTCTGCAGTCCATGTCAGCACAACTCTGAATTCTAAAGTCAAAG ATGGGGATATTGAAATGTGCCAAACAGAATTGAAATCGTACCTGAAGAGAACATTTGAACGAATATTTCCAGGAATAGCTACACAAGGACGTCCTACACTCCTAAATAAGATCTACACAGAGCTCTTCATCACAGAGGGGGGAAGTGGTGAGGTCGATAAAGAACATGAGGTGATGAAAATTGAGGCAGTATTAAGGAGACCAGCGACACAAGAGAAACCAATCAAATGCAACGACATCTTTAAACCCTTACCTGGACAGGACATGACTATCAGAACTGTGCTCACAAAGGGAGTCGCTGGCATTGGAAAGACCGTCTCAGTGCAGAAATTCATTATGGACTGGGTTGATAGAGAAGCTAATCAGGATATACAGTTCATATTTCCAATTCCTTTTCGGGAGCTGAATTTGATGAAGGAAAAGACACTCAGTTTGATTGACCTACTCCATGATTTCTTCGATGTCATCAAAGAATCAGGACTTTCCAACTTTAAAAAAGTCAAAGTGTTGTTTATCTTTGATGGGTTAGATGAGTGCCAACTTCCTCTGAATTTCAACAGAAATGAGATCTGCTGCAATGTCACAAAGTCAATCACAGTGGATGTACTTCTGACAAACCTCATAAAGGGGAATCTGCTTCCTTCTGCTCTTCTCTGGATAACTTCACGACCAGCAGCTACCAATCGGATCCCTCCTGAGTGTGTTGACCAGGTGACTGAGGTACGAGGGTTTAGGGATGAACAGAAAGAGAAATACTTCAAGAAGACAGTCAGTGATGAGAAACTAGCTGAAAGAATCATCGCACATATAAAGTCATCAAGGAGCCTCGACATCATGTGCCACATACCAGTGTTCTGTTGGATCTCAGCCACTGTTCTAGGGAAACTGATGAGTAAAGCAGAAAGTGGAGACTTGCCCAAGACTCTGACACAAATGTTCTTACAGTTTCTGATCTTTCAGATAATACAGACAACGAGGAAGTATCATGAAGACCCTGACACAGATCTCCACTGGGATAAAGAGATCATTCTGAAACTTGGAAAACTGGCCTTTGAACATCTTGAGAAAGGCAACCTGATCTTCTATGAGAAAGATCTGAAAGAGTTTGGCATTGACATCAAACAAGCTTCTTTGTGCTCAGGAGTGTTCACACAGATCTTAAGAGAAGAGTGTATGTACCAGGAAGTGGTTTACAGCTTTGTTCATCTGAGCCTTCAGGAGTTCATTGCTGCTTTGTATGTGTTTCTTTCATTTGAAGACAACAATGAGGATGTTATAACACCCCAACTACCATCCTCCTCGACTGGAATTGTCTTGTATGAAGAAATTCGTCCTGACAACATCTACAAGAGCGCAGTGGATAAGGCCTTAAAGAGTCAGAATGGACACCTGGACCTGTTCCTGCGCTTCCTTCTTGGCCTCTCACTGAAGTCCAACCAGACACTCCTTCGAGgcctactgacacagacagaaGTGAGCTCACAGAGCAACAAGGGCACAGTCGATTTCATTAAGGACAGGATCAGGAAAAATCCCTCTCCAGAGAGGTGCATCAACCTCTTTCACTGTCTGAATGAGCTGAACGACAATTCTCTGGTGGAGGAAATCCAAATTTACTTGAAGGCAGGAGGTGTTTCAAAGGTTGAACTCTCATATTCTCATTGGTCTGCTCTGGCCTTTGTTATGTTGTCCTCAGACGAGGAGCTGGATGTATTTGAGCTGAATAAATTTGTCAGATCAGACGAAGGCGTTATGAGGCTGTTGCCAGTGATCAAAGCCTCTAAAACAGCTCT GATGAATTCTTGCAATATCACTTGGAGATGTTGTGAGAATCTGGCCTTATCTTTCGGATCATGTACCTCAAGTTTGAGAAAGCTGGACCTGAGTCACAATGGCCTGACTGATTCAGGGGTGGAGCTGCTCTGTTTTGGACTGGGCAATCCACTCTGTAAATTGGAAATACTGAA gctgtcaggctgtaaAGTCCAAGAgaaaggctgtgcttctctggcttcagctctgaggtcaaacccctcacacctgagagagctggatctgagttACAATAACCCAGAATATTCAGGAGTGAAGCAGCTCTCTGCTGCACTGGAGGTTCCAGACTGTAAACTGGAGACACTGAG TCTGATTGAGTGCAGCCTAACTGGGACATGTTGTGATGCCCTGGCCTCAGCTCTGTGCTCAAGCTCTTCAAGTCTGAGAGAGTTAAATCTTAGTCGCAATGACCTGCACAGTATTGGCAtggagctgctctctgctggactgagGAGCACCAATTGTAAACTAGAAACGCTGAG GCTGTCAAACTGTAAAGTCGAAGAgaaaggctgtgcttctctggcttCAGCTCTgtggtcaaacccctcacacctgagggAACTGGACTTGAGCTACAATCATAACCTGCAGGATGCAGGAGTGGCCAATCTTTCTGCTGCACTGGGGAATCCACTTTGTAATCTGGAGTCACTGAG GCTTGAAACCTGTGAAGTCACAGAAGAAGGCTTTTCTTCCCTAGCCTCTGCTCTGAAGTCCAACCCTTCACACCTGAGACAGCTGGACCTGAGCGGCAATAAAGCTGGAGACACAGGAGCAAAGCTGCTCTCTGCTGCACTGGAACATCCAGGTTGTGAACTATTGAAATTGAG GCTGTCATTCTGTAGTGTCGTGGGGGACGGTTGCTGTTCCCTAGtttcagctctgaggtcaaacccctcacacctgagacaGCTGGACCTGAGTAGAAATTTCCTAGGAGACTCAGGAGTGAAGTTGCTCTCTGCTTTATTGGAGGACCCACACTGTGAAATCAAGACACTGAG GATGAGGCTGCCCTGTTCCTCCTCGTCCAGCACCACTGGAAGTATCTTCCCCAGAGCTAAagaagtgcttgtgcacgttatgtctggtGTGCGTCGGGTTATGTTCCCATTTATTGATTGTTCTGTTTTCCGGGGGGGTTTTGTTATTAAACTGCGCCGTTGGaaacacagtttttgctctcctgcgtctgacttctctgccgccagtacgcccCCCCCCCGtacaaatacatccacaggtacacctccaattgactcaaattatatcaattag